ACGTGCTGTTTGCGGGCGACGGCGACTATGTCTCCGGTGGTACCGGTGCAGGCTGGGTCGATACGCTGGATGTTTCGGGCATCGAAGGCGCCGGTGGCAGCGCCGACTGGACGCTCAACCTGACGAGCGGTTCGGTGGTCGAGCAGGGCGCTGACTATATCACCCTCACGCAGGATGCCTCGGGCCACCTGACGACCGCTGACGGCAGCGAGATCGAGTTCGAAGGCATCGAACGCATCAACGGCTGATTGGCATCAGAATAGCGAAAGGCGCTGGCACCCCATGGTTCCGGCGCCTTTTCCTTTTCAGCGCAGGCCGTCCGCCACTTCACGGGTGATGCGGACAAGGCGTTTCAGGTCGCGGTCGGTGGAAAGCCTGTGGTCGCCTTCGGGTACAAGGATAATCTCAACGTCGCCGCCCCTTATGCCTCTCGCGATATCCAGGGTGCCGGCCCACGGAACGTCGGGGTCGGCGGTGCCCTGAATGAGGCGCACGGGGATATCAAGATGGAGGGGCGAGCCCATCACCCGCTCCCGCCAGCCATCCTCGAACAAGGCGCGGGTCAAGCGGTAGGGCGTGTCGCCATACTGGGTCGGCACATCGACGAAGCCTTTTTCAGTGATGGCCGCCTGCTGCTCGGCAGTCAGGTCCGCCCACATGCGGGGGGTGAAATCGGGGGCCGCCGCCACGCCTACCATGCCGCGCACCCGCCCCGGGCGAGCCTTGGCAAGTTTCAGGGCGATCCAGCCCCCCATCGACGAGCCAACCAGCAATTGCGGGCCTTCGGTGAGGGTATCAAGGGCGGCGAGCGCATCGCGCGCCCAAAGGCCGATGGTGCCATCCGCAAAGGCGCCGTCCGACTGGCCGTGACCCTGATAATCAAATCGCAGGAAGGCGCGGCCCTCCGCCTTCGCCCAGGCCTCGAGCGCCAGCGCCTTCGAGCCTTCCATATCGCTCATGAAGCCGCCAAGGAACACGATGCCCGGCCCCGCACCGTGCGTGCGGTGATAGGCAATGCGGGTGCCGTGGGGGGTGGTCAGAAAGGCGGGTTTGGTCATCAGGCTCTCTCCTGCTGCGGGAAGGAGCCCCAGACTAGCGGATCACCGTGTTGGTTCAAGCCGGGATCAGCCGGTGAATTTGGCGCCGATCAGGGTGATGCTGGCGGTGAGCACCAGAAGAGCGGACACCACCACAAGCGCCATGCCGGCGGCGCGGGTTTCGCGCGGGGCGCGTAGTGCCAGTTGGGGCATATGGTCAGCGACGGAATCGCAAGTCTCCGCCCCGATCACCAGAAGCTTGCCGTCATGACCCGGAATGCAGCCAAGCTCCATCCAGCCATCGCCGTAGCTGCCATCCCTGAGGTAAAACTGCCCGGCCGCCATATGGAGCGGAGGACGGCCGCTGATGGCAACAAGCGCCTCGCCGCGGTCATCCACACTCAGGACGGCATCAAGCCCTTCGTCCGCATCATTATCGAAATAACGCACAGTCCACTTCATCGTACCGACCCCCCTCGGTTGTGCGATCACCATTTAAAGTGAATCTGGCGAATTTCTCAAGACCGATGTGACCCGCAGGCGCGCCTTATCGAAAACGGCCCGAAGCACAGGGATTTCTTGACTTCACGCCGGGCTGCGGCTACCTCGCCAAGGCGAGTTTCTCGCACCATAGAAATCGAAAGGATGGAAAGAGCTGCCATGAGCCAGCAAGCAAGCATGTCGAACCCGGTCAATCTGCGCCTTCCGGACAATAGCGTCCGTACCTTTACCGGCGTGGTGACTGGCGAGACCCTGGCTGGCGATATCGGGCCGGGCCTCCTCAAAGCTGCTCTTGCCATCAAGGTAAATGGCGAACTCTGGGACCTGCGCCGCCCGATCGAGGCAGACGCCGACGTCGCCATTGTGACGCGCAAGGACGAGGAAGGCCTCGAGCTGCTGCGTCACGATGCAGCCCATATCATGGCCGAAGCCGTGCAGGAACTTTTCCCCGGCACGCAGGTCACGATCGGCCCCGTTATCGAAGACGGCTTCTTCTATGACTTCGCGCGCGACAAGCCCTTCACCGAGGACGACCTCGCGGTGATCGAGGCGAAGATGCATGACATCGTCAAGCGCGACGAAGATATCATCCGTGAAGTCTGGGACCGCAACGAGGCTATCGCCTATTTCAAGAAGATCGGCGAGCATTACAAGGCCGAGATCATTTCCGACCTGCCGGAAGGCGAGGTTGTCACGGTGTATCGTCAGGGCGAATGGCTCGACCTTTGCCGTGGCCCGCACCTGCCGTCGACCGGCAAGCTCGGCGACGCCTTCAAACTGATGAAGGTGGCCGGTGCCTATTGGCGCGGCGATCACCGCAACGCTATGCTGACGCGCATCTATGGCACCTGCTGGCGCGACAAGAAGGAGCTTCAGGCTCACCTGACGCGTCTTGAGGAAGCCGCGAAGCGTGACCACCGCCGCCTTGGCCGCGAGATGGACCTCTTTCACCTGCAGGAAGAGGCGCAGGGCTCTGTCTTCTGGCATCCGGCGGGCTATACGGTCTGGCTGCAGCTTGAAAACTATATCCGTCGCCGC
The Gimibacter soli DNA segment above includes these coding regions:
- a CDS encoding alpha/beta fold hydrolase, with protein sequence MTKPAFLTTPHGTRIAYHRTHGAGPGIVFLGGFMSDMEGSKALALEAWAKAEGRAFLRFDYQGHGQSDGAFADGTIGLWARDALAALDTLTEGPQLLVGSSMGGWIALKLAKARPGRVRGMVGVAAAPDFTPRMWADLTAEQQAAITEKGFVDVPTQYGDTPYRLTRALFEDGWRERVMGSPLHLDIPVRLIQGTADPDVPWAGTLDIARGIRGGDVEIILVPEGDHRLSTDRDLKRLVRITREVADGLR